The Ichthyobacterium seriolicida sequence AGGATGCTAGAGAAATTTACTTTGACTTTTATGTGAAAAGAGGTGATTCAAGTGAAAATAGAATAAAAGAAGTTAAAAATATGTGTTTTTCTGATCGTTTGTCAAATCATAGTTTTCTTGCTAATTTTTTTCGACTTATGATGAGTAGTCTTGCCTATGAAATGTTTTTATTACTGAAACAGAAGATAAAGAAAACAAGATTTGAAGTAGCAAAAAAATGGTTAATCAGTTTCGATTAGAACCTATCTTTCTCAAGGTAGGAGCAACGATTAAAATTACCAAAAGGCGAATCTATTATCAGCTATCTAAATCTTTTGTTTACAAGGGTTTATTTCGGGAAATTATTACCCAGTAACGGTTGTTTATTTGTGAAATGAACAACCTTGGGATAGTTACGCCTTGTCGTTAAAAAACCATGTAAAAACACTAAAAAAGAGCATTGTCATCCTAAAAAAAGGTGCAAAAAAACGACAAAGAAGATGAGTTCTCTTCGATTAGTAAAAAAGTTAAGGAAAAAATATCACGTCTAATCTATTTTAGTATGACTATGAATAATGCGGGTTAAGTTGTCTTGAACCTAATTTTAAATATCTTTTTTATAATTCAACATTATTATTTAAGATAGTTTATATTTAGATAAGCGTGGAGAAAAAAATATTAATTGAATTCAGTTTTTCAGACAAACCTGATTTAATAGCATTAAAAAAGGGGCATAAAAACACCCCTTTTTTGAAAATTAAAATATTTTGAATCTATCCATGTTATGGAATCGTAATAGCTTCAATGGCTGTCTTAGCAGCATAAACAGCATTCTTAGCTTCAGTAGCTTTATTTAAAGCCTCAGTAGCAGCATTCTTAGCAGTCCTGGAGTTAGTAGCAGCTTGTTCAGCAGCAGTCTTAGCTAAATTAGCTTTTTCAGCAGCTTCAGAATCAGAAGCTCCAACTTTTGCAGCAGCAGTATCAGCAGCAGTTTTAGCCTCCTCGGCTGTTTGCTTAGTTTCATTAGCTTTTTGAAGAGCATTCTCAGCAGATTGTTTAGCAGCTTTAGCCTTTTCCAAGGCAGAATTAGCAGCAGTCTTAGCTTCATTAGCTTTTTGGAGAGCATCATTAGCAGCATGGCTAGTTAAAGCAGCAACCAAAGCCTCAGCGGCAGTTTTAAGTTTCTCAGCCTCAGTAACAGTAGTTTGAACAGCTTGCCGAGCTTCTCCAGCCTTCGTAGCAGCTTCAATAGTAGCAGATTTAGTGGCTTCAGCTTTAGTAACAAGATCAGTAGCAGCAGTTTGAGTGGCAGTAACCTTAGCGGTAGCATCTGAAGAAGTATCGGTTATAGCGGTAATTAGAGCATCAACAGTGTCCCTAGCAGTATTAGCCTTAGTAGAAGCTGCGGCAGCAGCTTGCTGGGCTAATCCAGCCTTAGTTTGAGCATTTGTAGCAGCAATTTTAGCTTTTTGAGCTTCTTCAGAAGCCTTGGTAGCAAGAGCTTTAGCAGCCTCAATTTGAGCTTTTTTAGCAGCTGCAATGGTAGCATCTCTAGCAGTTTCAGCAGTATCCTTAGCAGTCTCAGCCTTTTTCTTAGCATTTTCAGCTTTTTGAGCTTCAGAATCAGCAGATTCAGCAGCATTTTTAGCGGCAGCAACATTAGTATTAGAAGCTTCAGCTGCATTCTTAGTAGTTTCAGCAGCATCTTTAGCTTGGTTAGCCTTATCAGCAGCAGTCTTAGCAGCTTGAGCCTGAGTAGAAGCAATGCCAGCTTGAGTAGCAGCAGTTTGAGCAGCTTGTTGGGCTTGTTCAACAGCAGTCTTAACAGTTCCAGTTTTAGAAAGTAAACTATTAACGGAATTAAAAGCAGTATCAGCATCATTCTTAGCTTTTTCAGAATCAGTCTGAGCTTGTGCAGCTGTATTCTTAGCAGTTTCAGCAGCATCTGAAGCAGTATTAGCTTTTTGAGCTTCAGCGGTGGCCTTAGCAGCAAGAGCCTGAATAGCAGTAGTTTGAGCTTGTTTGGCAGCAGTAATGGCAGCATCTCTAGCAGTTTCAGCAGTATCCTTAGCGGTTTCAGCCTCTTTCTTAGCTTCTTCAGCTTTTTTAGCTTCTTCAGCAGCAGTAACAGTAGCTTGAGTGGCAGCAGTAACAGTGGTAGCAGTCTCAGCTGTATTCTGAGCTTGTTCAGCAACTTGCTGAGCAGCTAAAGCCTTGTTGTAAGCAGTCTGGGCTTCTGCAGCTTTATCAGAAGCAGTTTTGGCCTTATCAGCAGCTTTAGTAGCCTCAGCCTGAGCTTGAGTAGCAGCAGTTTTAACAGCCTGAGTTTCTGAATTAGAAATTAAACTATTAACAGCATCAGCAGCAGCTTGAGCTTGAGTAGACGCAGTAGTGGCAGCATCTTTAGCAGCCTGAGCAGCAGCAGTTTGGGCAGTTTGGGCAGCTGTAGCAGCAATTTTAGCTTTTTCAGCTTCAGTAGTAGCCTTTTGAACAGCAGCAGTTAAAGCATCAGCTTGAGCTTGTCTAGCAGCAGCATCAGCAGTACTCTTAGCAGTATCAGCGTTAGTCTTAGCAGTATTAGCTGCAGCGGCAGCTTCTTCAGCTCTAGTCTTAGCCTCAGCTAAAGCTTCAGGAGTAGTAGCGGCACTGGTAGCTGTAGAGGCAGCCTCAATAGCCTCAGTAGCAGTAGTAACAGCTTGAGTAGCCTGATTAACAGCAGCTTCAGCAGTAGACTTATCAGTTAAAGTTTTAACAATATCAGAGGCTGCAGTGGTAGTAGTAGAAGCATTATCAGCAATAGTTTTAGCAGCAGAGATAGAATCATTAAGTTCCTCTTTAACTTTAGAAATAGACTTTTTGTATATAATAATTTTGTAATTTTTTACAAACTCGCTTTCTTCTATTGTATAAGTTATTGGAATAATAGCTTCATAAGTATTTTCATCATCTTCTTTCTTTTTGAAAGAAACTGTAGTTGGAACAGCTGGGATAGGGCTGCTTTTATAATTATCTTTGCCGTCATCTGGAATTACTCGACTACTAAAATTTACATCTATATCTAATTCAATACCATCTTTATTAACATCATTTTTTAGATTTGGACTCTCTAAAGAACCAAATGTTATTGTTTGATTTAAATTATCAACATTTGGAGTAGTAATATCAGAATTAGATAAGAGCTTACTATCATCAGCTTTAATCACAGTTTTAGCAGAATCAACACCGTTGGGTGCTCTAAGTGCTATAACTCTGTATTTTTTAACCGAGTTATCTCCATCGGCTGTAACAGTATATTCTATACCTGATTGGGATAAGTCAAAAACATTTTCAGTAACAATGATTTTTCCAAGCTCTTGAGCTGAACCACTCTCAGGATTTATAGTAGTGCCTTCGGATATCTCAATCGAAGGTTTAAACTCTTTAATTTCAGCACCTACACCATGAGGCAATAACAAAACATAGATTTTTTGTCCATTAGATTCAATAACTTTGGCATTTATATCAACACCTCCTATTTCAAGATTTTGAGATGCCCCTAATTTTAGACTTATTATTTCTTTAGGAATTGTACTTTCGGAATTTTCATTTTCAGGAAAAACATTGTTCTTATCACATGATAACGTAAAAAGAATAGATAATGTGAGTAATAATACTTTCTTTAGATCAAACATCTTTATAATTTCAATACTATTAAAATAGGCTAACTTTAAGTTTACTAAAATAGTTATAAATACTTATAAAATCATTTTTTTATATCCAAAAATATTATTGCCCTTTTCGCCACCTTATAAATCGACTTTTATTCTTGTTGTGTTCTCTGAGGCTTTTAGCAAATGCGTGATATCCCAATCTATTGGGATCCACACACATATATATATAGTCGTGTTTTTCGGCATTTAGCACAGCGTCGATAGAACTGATTTCTGTAATGCAAATAGGAGATGGAGGAAGACCTTTGTTTTCGTAAGTATTAAAAGGAGAATCTATTTTCAAATGTTTATAAAGGACTCTTCTTATGTCTTTTCCATCTTTTTGCTTCACAGCAAAAATTACTGTAGGACAAGACTCTAATCTTAAACCTTTTTTTAATCTGTTTAGAAAAACTCCTGCTACAATACGTTTTTCATCATTATTGGAAGTCTCCTTTTGAACTATAGAAGCCAATGTAGATACTTGTAATGGAGTTAGGTTAATATCTTTTGCTTTTTTCAATCTACTTTCATTCCAAAAAATCTTATTTTCTCTATATAGTCTTTTAACTAACCTATCGGCAGAGACATTCCAAAAAACTTCATAAGTATTGGGGATAGGTATGCTAATGACAGTCTCCTTAGTTAAATTGTATTTTTTTAAAAATTCCTCATCGTAAAAGGCCTTAAAAATATTTTCTGCGCTTTCCTCTACACTTTTAGATAGAACAATAGATAAGTCTTTAATCGTCTCCACATTATTAAAAATTATTCTAACAGGAGTCTGTTTCCCTTTTGAGAGTATTTCAATAGTTTCTAGGTTTGATAATCCTTTTTTTAAAGAAAATCTTCCAGATTTGACATTGTTATGATAATCCTTAGCGTAGGATGCTAACTTAAATGACATCTCATTTTTGAGATACGGGCTTATTGTATTTACTACTTCTGGAAATGTTGAATTATTGGGTATTAGAACAACAGCATCTTTTGTTATATTTCCTCCAAAGGCAAATGTGAAACAAAAATATACGATTACATTAAAAACAATTACAGCAGATATACAAGTGTGTTTTTTCATTTTGTATTTATAAGTTGAAACATATATTCATCTTTAAAACCGTCTTTTAGACGGATCCATTTTTTTTTAATCCCTATTTTTTGGAATCCTAAATTTTCAAATAGAGCTACACTCTCTTTATTTTCAGTTAAAATATTGCAAAATATCTGGTTTAGATAAAGTATATCAAAAGCGTATTTTATGAATAGATTTAAAGACTCTCTTCCTATTCCTCTATTTCTATTTTCTTTTTCATATACTAAAATCCCAATACCCGCCCTCTGATTTTGGGGATCAAAATCGAACATTTCTATAGTTCCCAAGGGAATGCCACTAATGTTGTTTTCTATCATCAACCGGACTTGTTTGGTAGTGAAAATATCTAAATGCACATTGTCTAAATAATCCTTTAGTATCTTCCTCGAAAAAGGGGTGCTAGTTTGACTTATTCCCCATATATCAGTATCGTTTTCCCATTGGTATAGAACATCGATATCACTTGGTTCTAAGGCCCTTAGATTTACATTTTTACCCTTTAGTATCATTTTAATCTATACTTGTTTCAAATATAAAAGTTGGCTTGGCCGTTAAATAGATATTTTTAAAAGTATCTCTTTCATTTTCAAACGAAACTCTCAGACTTCCTCCTAAGGTATTGACTAGTATTTCTTGAGCTTTTATCCAATTCATTTTTCTAGACACAATGGCAGCTGCTACCGCCCCAGTGCCACAACCTAATGTCTCATTTTCCACACCTCTTTCATAAGTTCTGATAAATAATTCTCCACTGTTTTTTAATTCTAAGAAATTCACATTTACTCCGTGTTTAGAGTACTGTTTACCGTAGCGTATCTCTGCCCCTTTTTTTACTACATCGATGACTTTTACATCATCCACTCTCTTTATGTAATGAGGTGATCCAGTATCTAAAAAAAAGTGATCTTCATGGGATATTATCTCATAAACATCACACATTTTTAATTTGACTTGCTCTCCTAATATCTCCGAAGAATGAACTCCATCTATAGCCTCAAAGGTTGAAGTGTTATTTATCAGTCCTATCTTTTTTGCAAAGGCAACTATACAACTCCCTCCATTTCCGCACATACTAGATTCTTTACCATCAGAGTTGTAATAGATCATTTTAAAATCATAACTGTACGATTTTTTTAATAGTATAAGTCCATCTGCTCCTATTCCAAATCGTCTATCACAGAGGATATTTACTTTATCTCTGATAAATTCATCATTTCTATCATCTATGATTATAAAATCATTTCCTGTAGCTTGATATTTATACAATTGCATTTTCATTATTTTTCACCCTGTTATAGTTGAGAAGTTCATAAAATAAATAACCGAATATCACAGTTGCAAGCAACAGATGTAGAGGTTGAGATAGTATGGGAAAATCAAACATATATGTAATTATTCCAGTTATAATTTCTAATATTATCAAGCCCGAAACTATCTGTATATTTTTGTTTTGTAAGGTTCTGTTTTTTATATATATCCAAACTAGAATAGGAATAAATATCAAAGAAAACGAACGATGTATATAAAACCATATATTCGGATTTAAAAGCCACATCTCCCGATTAGAATACTCATATAGTTTCATTTGCTTATCGACGAATTCTCTCAATTGTATTCCAAAGATGATTTGCATTATAAGCAGTATTGTAATTACTATTATTCCCATGTGAAACCCTCTATCGTATTTTATGATTGTTTTTTTGTCTACTGATAGATGCAGTATATACAAGTATAGCGACAAGATTACCAGAGCTGCAATCATATGTATGCTAATTTTGATAGGTGCCAAGACAGAATATACTACGACGGCTCCCAGCCAAGCTTGAAATCCCAATAATATCACTGATAAAAGACATAGAAATATCATAATTTTCTTTTTCTGAAAAAAAGACAACACAAACATGATGAGCGTCGAGATGCCTGCTAACATTCCAAATAATCGATTTATATATTCTATCCAGGTGTGTTTTGCGTTGAATTTAGTATAATTGTGTTTTGTGTAGACCGACCAATTCTCATGGGAATAATTTTCTTTAGATATGAAATCTCTATTAGAGACGTATAGTTTTTTATCTTTTATTATCACATTGCCTTTCTTAAAGGAGGTGTTTTCTCTCCATGTTATTTGTTCAATGCTAGTGGGGGGTATGTAGTATCCAAAGCATTTAGGCCAGTCGGGACATCCCATACCAGAGCCTGTTACCCTTACTATAGATCCCGATAGTATGATTATATACACTAAAACTATAGTTGTGATTACAGAGTGGATGAACTTCTTTTTCATTACGTGAAATATCGAGCGAAATTAATCAAAATAAAATAAGCCATTTTTAGGTTGCCATTATAACTTTTTCCTAAAAAATGAATTGGATTTTAGATTGAGACTCAATTAAATGAACATCGAATAAAAAATAATTTGAGTAATTTTGCGCAAATTATTTAAGTACTCAGTAGTATGAATTTTGATCTCAAACAAGTCGTTACCTGTATGATGGTATTATTCGCTGTAATAGATATTATAGGCAATGTCCCCATTATTATAGACTTGAGGAAGAAGGCTGGGAGAATACACTCTGGTAGAGCTTCTTTAATAGCTGGTGTTATCATGGTAGTATTCCTATTCCTTGGAGAATCGCTATTAGGTCTAATAGGTATAAATACGAGTTCTTTTGCAGTGGCTGGTTCCTTGGTTATATTTTTCATGGCGTTAGAGATGATATTGGGAATACAAATTTATAGAGAAGAGAACAGTCCTGATACGGTTTCTATAGTGCCAATAGCATTTCCACTTATTGCTGGACCAGGATCTATGACATCTTTGTTGTCTTTGAGATCCGAATACTATGTGGAGAATATAATATTGGGGTTGATAATAAATATAATTTTTGTTTATATAGTTTTAAAGACCTCAGAGAAAATAGAGAGAGTGCTGGGCTCGGCAGGGATCAATGTAATTAGAAAAGTATTTGGTATAATATTATTGGCTATCTCTGTAAAATTATTTACTTCGAACATAGGTAATCTCTTAGGTTAGCAAATATCTCGAATAAAAAAAGGGATGAACCATAGCCAAAACATCTCTATTAATGAATATTCTAGACAAGTACATAATAAAAAAGTTTTTAGGGACTTTTGTTTTTATGACCCTTTTGTTGTTGGCAATATTTGTCACAATAGATATAACAGAAAAGTTAGATAGACTTTTAGATCTAAATTTTTCTATAGGAGAATTGTGGGATCTATATTTTTTTCATTTTATCATATTTTATGGAAATTTATTTAGTCCTGTATTTATATTCATCTCCGTTATTTTGGTGACCTCCAAAATGGCTAATAACACTGAGATTATAGCTATTATGTCTAGCGGGATATCTTATAATAGATTCCTTAGACCGTATGTTATATCGGCCACAATAATAACATCTATATCTTTACTTTTATCGCATTGGGTTATTCCAGAATCTAACAAAACAAGAAAACAATTCGAAGCTCAGTACATATACAAGACATATTCTCAAAATAGTTATGATATATATAGACAAGTAAAACCAGGTCATTTTGTTTATGTTAATTTTTATGAGTCTAAAAATGCGATAGGACATGGTTTTTCTTATAATATATTCGATAATGAAGTTCTGAAATATAGTTTAGAGTCAGACTATATATCCTGGAATGAGGATAGTGAAAAATACGAATTGAGTAATTATAAAGAGAGAATTTTAACCCATGAACAAGACATTATAAATTCTGGAGAGACTTTAGATACTGTACTGCAATTTGATTTAAATAAATTAGTGTTTCAGGATTATATAGCCGAAACTATGAATTCTAAAAAGTTGAAAAATTTTTTAGATGATGAGCAAAGTAGAGGTTCAGAATCTATGGAAATATATTTAGTAGAGTACTACAAGAGAAATAGTATTCCCTTTGCTACGTATCTATTAATTCTAATGGGAGTTTCCTTTTCATATAGGAAGAAGAGAGGAGGCACTGGGATTAATTTATCCATTGGGTTGTTTATCGCTTTTTTATACATCTTCTTGATGCAGATATCTTCCACTTTAGCAATAAAATCAGATTTCCCAGTGTTATTAGCAGTATGGCTTCCCAATATAATATATGTTGTTATAACTCTTCTAATGCACTTAAAGGCGTTGAGACAGACTTGATAATTAGAGGTCTTTATTTAATTGATCAATTTGATCTTTCCTCCAACACATTCTAAAATACTAGAAGGGAATTTTTCTATCAACAAAAAATCGTGAGTTGACACTAAAACTGTTTTTCCTTCCATATTTATTTCTTTGAGTAAAAAGAATATCCCTTCAGAGGTTTCTGAGTCTAAATTTCCAGTAGGTTCATCAGCTAGGATAAATTCAGGTTCATTCAACAGAGCTCTCGCAATAGAAACTCTTTGTTGTTCTCCGCCCGATAATTCAAAAGGCATTTTAAAACCCTTTGTTTCCATTCCGACTTTCCATAGAGTTTCTTCGATTCTACTCTTTATCATTTTACTGTTTTTCCAACCTGTTGCCCTGAGTACAAAAGACATATTTTCATCTACAGTTCTATCTGTTAGAAGTTGAAAATCTTGGAATATTATTCCTAATTTTCTCCTTAAAAAAGGTATTTCCTTGGGTTTAATATTTCTTAAATCATAATCTATAACACGACCTTTTCCTTCTACTAATGGTAAATCACAGTATACAGTTTTAATGAAACTGCTCTTGCCGCTGCCAGTTTTGCCAGTTAGATAAAAAAAATCTCCCCTTTTTATCTCCACATTCAAATCGGATAAAATCATATTCCCTCCTTGGAATATAGATGCTTTTTCAAGTGAAAGAATTACGTCTTGTTGCATGAGCATTACAAATGGGTAGAATATATTTTTTTATTGTTTTTTTTTTTTTGAATATTTTGTTATTCAGTGATATTGCCTTGATCGTCGTAGTTTAGATACAAAAAGTCGTTATAAGGAAATCTAGTTACGTGTATTTCTTTTATTCTGTCGTAAATCTTTTTTTTGAAGGAATCTATATTTATCTTGTCTCTTACCGAGATAAATATACATTCTTGATCTCTGTTAGGGGCGTATTTTTCTCGTAGATCTTTTATAGATCCAGCATTGGCTTGCAGTTCTAAATCTCTATCGTCTTTGTTTTCTAAGTTTAAAACTTTGTCTATTTTGTTAAAAACTAATAATTGTTCCTTATCCTGAGCTCCTATCTCTGTCAGGATTTTATTTACCGATACAATTTGATCTTCAAAAGATGGATGAGAAACATCTACTATATGTATCAACAAATCTGCTTCTCTAACTTCGTCTAGAGTAGACTTAAAGGACTCTACTAGCTGAGTAGGCAATTTTCTTATGAATCCTACTGTGTCAGTCATTAAAAAGGGGATATTGTCAACCACTATTTTTCTCACTGTGGTATCTAAGGTGGAGAATAGCTTATTCTCTGCTAATACTTGGGTTTTTGCTAGTGTGTTCATCATGGTCGATTTACCCACATTGGTGTATCCCACTAGAGCTACTCTGACTAGTTTACCTCTATTTTTTCGCTGTGTGGCCATCTGCTTATCTATGGCAGAGAGCTTTTCTTTCAAAAGAGAAATTTTCTGTATTATGATACGTCTGTCTGTCTCTATTTGCGTTTCTCCTGGACCGCGCATGCCTATTCCACCTTTTTGTCTCTCTAGATGGGTCCACATCCTAGTTAATCTGGGTAATAGATATTGATATTGTGCTAATTCTACTTGAGTACAAGCGTATGAAGTAGTTGCCCTTTGAGCGAAAATATCTAATATGAGATTGGTTCTATCTAAGACTTTACACTCTAAAAAACGTTCTATATTTCTGAGTTGTGTAGGAGTTAATTCGTCATCAAAAATAACTGTGCTGACATCATTTTCTACTATAAATTCTTTTATTTCGGCAATTTTTCCCGAACCTATAAAAGTTTTCTGTTTGATAAAATTCACTTTCTGAATGAAAACCTTTACAACTTCGCTTCCAGAGGTCTTTGTCAAAAAAGACAGTTCATCTATGTATTCCTGAGTTTTGCTTTCGTTTTGTTCGGGTGTTATGACTCCTACTAATACACTTCGTTCGTATTTATTTTTTGTGACATTATGCATAATTATATTTTTTCTACTCCCATATATGGAATTAATACCTCTGGAATTTTAATTCCATCTGGAGCTTGATAGTATTCCAAGAGAGATGCAACTATACGAGGCAGAGCCAAAGAACTGCCATTTAGAGTATGGCACAGCTTTATATCGCCTTTTTTATCTTTAAAACGCAATTTCAAACGGTTGGCTTGGAAGGTTTCGAAATTAGAAACTGAACTCACTTCTAGCCATTTTTTTTGCACTACTGAAAAAACTTCAAAATCATATGTAATAGAAGAAGTAAAGCCAGTGTCACCAGTGCATAATCTTAAAATCCTAAAAGGTAAATTTAATTCTTTTAGAATGCTCTTTACATGTTCTACCATCTCATCTAAAGCTCTATAAGAATCCTTAGGATTTTCTATTCTAACAATCTCTACTTTGTCAAATTGGTGTAACCTATTTAAGCCTTTTACATCTCGTCCATAAGAACCAGATTCTCTTCTAAAACATGGGGTGTAAGAAGTGTGTTTTATTGGAAGATGTTCTTCTTTGAGAAGAACATCTCTATAGATATTAGTCACTGGAACTTCCGATGTAGGTATTAAAAATAGATTGTCTATAGCCAAGTGATACATCTGATTTTCTTTATCTGGAAGTTGCCCTGTTCCATATCCAGAACTCTCATTAATCAAATGAGGTACTTGTATTTCTTGGTATTGGGCTTTTATATTTTTATCTAAAAAATAATTTATAAGCGCCCTTTGCAGTTTAGCTCCATCACCTACATACACTGGGAAGCCAGTTCCTGTTATTTTAGCTCCAAGTTTAAAACTTATAATACCTCTATTTTCAGCTATTTCCCAATGAGGTTTTGAGTATTCCTTATCTTGGTAATCTCTTTTATATTCAAAGACTATTTCATTATCCGATTCATCCTTTCCTGTTTTGACTAAATCGTTTGTGATGTTAGGAATTTCGTATAACACTTGAGTTAGCTCTTCATCTACTTTATCAAAAAGTGTATTTGAAGCTTTTAATGTTTCTTTTAGGGTCTTGCTTTTTGTTTTTAGGGCTTCTGCTTTTTGAGAATCCCCAGATTGAAAGCACTTGTGTATTTCTTCAGAAATATTTTTTGATTCGGATAATATTTGATCTAACTCTTTTTGCAGAGATCTCTTTTTTTCATCCAAATGCAATACTTTCTCTACTAGAGGTGTGAAATCTTTATTTCTTCTATTTAATTTTTCTATTATAAATAGTTTTTCTTCTCTTATTCGTTTTATATTTAGCATGATTTCAAAAGTATTAAACAAATGTCATTTTTTTTCTTCATAAAAAGTATCTGTTTTTAGTTCATTTTTTTTGGTGGCCAAAGAAGCTAATTCATCGCATCTCTCATTTTTTGGATGATTATTATGGCCTTTTATCCATTTAAATTGCACTTTTTGTTTTCTATAGGCCAACAGAAAGCGTTTCCATAGATCGCTGTTTTTTCGCCCTTTAAATTCTATTTTTTCCCAGTTGAAAACCCATTTCTTAACAACAGAATCAACTACGTATTTAGAGTCGGTATAAACCACAACTTCTGTTCCTTCTTTCTTCAATTCCTCTAGGGCTACTATTACAGCTAAAAGTTCCATTCGATTATTGGTGGTCATGCTGTATCCCTCATACAACTCTTTTGAATGATTACTGCCTTCTAATTCCATTATAATTCCAAATCCTCCTACTCCAGGATTGCCCTTTGCTGCGCCATCTGTGTAAACATTTACTTTAGACATCTAGGTTATATATCATTAAGCTTAAGTGTTTTTATTAGGATGTTTTTGTAACGAAAAAGTGACGATGCGCAAACGTAATAAATATTTTTCTCATACTTTAGTTTAGAAATGAGTTATCTTCGCGCGATGCTTTCGGATATTTAAATAAATATAAGATTCCTGAACGGGAATTTATGTTTGAAAATGGTTTTTTTATGTGTTATTCATAAAACTTAAAAGAAAAAAATATGTATAGAATAGTTACCCTTTTGGGTATTACGCTCGTTTTATCTACTGTATCTTCTTGTTTAGACTATGAATTTCTAGAAGAGCAAGAATATGTCTTTGCTCCAGATGTAGCTTTAGGATTTGATGAAATAGAATTATCTTTAAAAAGAATTATGCATAAGAATGGAGGCAGCGCCCCTAATGCATTAGGTATAGATTTTACCACTGGGAGAGAGCAACCACTTAGTAGTTTTCCAAGTATTACCAAGGTCGAAAAAATGGACTTAGGTATGGTTGGCGAAGTTGCAGATTTGGATATACGTGAAATATACCTAGGCATGTATGTAGAAAACAATACTCCCCTTGAATTAAAAGTGGCTTTAGCCCTCGTGGGGAAAGGAATCTTAGAAATAACAACCCAAGATGACCCTTTAGTTATACCATCAGCTCACTTGGATAGCTCTGGTAGGGTTTCAGGATCTACAAAAAAGAGTTTTATGTATAAATTGGATGCCAAAAAATTCACAAAAGTTTTAAGTGGATCTAGCCCCTACGGTAAATTAACTATAACGCCGTCTATTCCTGGTAGTGTCTTCATTTCTGTTAACCAGACTGTTAATATACACTTTAAGGTATCTACTAGGATAAACTTTTTAAGAGATATTTAGGGAATTTAGATTAGTTACAATAATTTTTTTAAGATTTTAGTGAAAATGAAAAAAAGCATATTAATAGGTGTACTTATGCTTAATTATGCCAGTTTGATTGCTCAGGATGGAGTGTTGCGACAAATGCCCTTGTCAATGGATAGGGGTTTTTTAAATCCTTCTTTACAGCCTAAACATACATGGGGAATAGGGTTTTCAGTATTTGAAAATTTAGTTGGGCTTCCAATATCTCTAGATGATATAAGTAATAACTCTGTCGATGGAGTAGTAAATATATATGACGT is a genomic window containing:
- the hflX gene encoding GTPase HflX; translation: MHNVTKNKYERSVLVGVITPEQNESKTQEYIDELSFLTKTSGSEVVKVFIQKVNFIKQKTFIGSGKIAEIKEFIVENDVSTVIFDDELTPTQLRNIERFLECKVLDRTNLILDIFAQRATTSYACTQVELAQYQYLLPRLTRMWTHLERQKGGIGMRGPGETQIETDRRIIIQKISLLKEKLSAIDKQMATQRKNRGKLVRVALVGYTNVGKSTMMNTLAKTQVLAENKLFSTLDTTVRKIVVDNIPFLMTDTVGFIRKLPTQLVESFKSTLDEVREADLLIHIVDVSHPSFEDQIVSVNKILTEIGAQDKEQLLVFNKIDKVLNLENKDDRDLELQANAGSIKDLREKYAPNRDQECIFISVRDKINIDSFKKKIYDRIKEIHVTRFPYNDFLYLNYDDQGNITE
- the serS gene encoding serine--tRNA ligase, coding for MLNIKRIREEKLFIIEKLNRRNKDFTPLVEKVLHLDEKKRSLQKELDQILSESKNISEEIHKCFQSGDSQKAEALKTKSKTLKETLKASNTLFDKVDEELTQVLYEIPNITNDLVKTGKDESDNEIVFEYKRDYQDKEYSKPHWEIAENRGIISFKLGAKITGTGFPVYVGDGAKLQRALINYFLDKNIKAQYQEIQVPHLINESSGYGTGQLPDKENQMYHLAIDNLFLIPTSEVPVTNIYRDVLLKEEHLPIKHTSYTPCFRRESGSYGRDVKGLNRLHQFDKVEIVRIENPKDSYRALDEMVEHVKSILKELNLPFRILRLCTGDTGFTSSITYDFEVFSVVQKKWLEVSSVSNFETFQANRLKLRFKDKKGDIKLCHTLNGSSLALPRIVASLLEYYQAPDGIKIPEVLIPYMGVEKI
- the rnhA gene encoding ribonuclease HI gives rise to the protein MSKVNVYTDGAAKGNPGVGGFGIIMELEGSNHSKELYEGYSMTTNNRMELLAVIVALEELKKEGTEVVVYTDSKYVVDSVVKKWVFNWEKIEFKGRKNSDLWKRFLLAYRKQKVQFKWIKGHNNHPKNERCDELASLATKKNELKTDTFYEEKK